From Bradyrhizobium sp. AZCC 1610:
CCGCAATCGGTTCTCCGACGTCAATACCAATTCGCACCTGAAGCTTCTCCTTGCTTGCCAGATTGAAGGCTTCAAACGCTTGCTGGATGGCGCGGGCGCATTGCACGGAGGCGGCCGCGTCGGCGAAGGATGCCATGATGCCGTCGCCAGTGTGCTTCACCACATGCCCACCCTTGTCCTTCAATGCGCGGCGAACCAGCGCGTCATGTGCCCGAACCATCTCCACAGATCGAGCATCGCCAAGACGCTCTGTCATGCTGGTAGAGCCAACGATGTCGGTGAACATAATGGCCCGCAGCGCCGAATCGATTGTGACGTTGTTTGCCTCGCCGCTCGGTTCCGGATCGGACACTCGCCCCAGAAACGCCTGGACGGCTGAGAGGTCCACTTCGATCACATCTTTCGCCACTTCGCCATGAGCTTCGTCATGAACCCGCATCGCAGTTTGGATATCCGGTGCGTCAATGAGACAGAAGCCCGTGCCGCGCGATTCATCAAACCAATAGGTCAAGAAACGAACTCCGTATTGATCTTGCACTTCCAGGTCTTTTCGATGCGCCTCGGCGATATCGGAAGCTGTTAGGCCCGAGAGATCGTGTCGGTCGAGGAAAATTGGCACTGGCGTTGCTCCACCCGTTTCTTCAGACGGACTCGATTGAAATCTGCACTAAGCATGGTGTTTTCGCCGCAAGCGCCATTTAATGTAACAGCTTGGTAAAGCTTTGGAAGTCCAGGAAGGTCGAGCCGGGACAATTCCTTCAGCCCGATGTCCGTTGTGGGTCCAGGCTGTGTGAAAACGCCGTCAATGATATGATTCTCCCGCGATTTGCCGGAGGATTCGATGACGCGCCTTTTCGCTGGCGATGACCGCAGTTAGAGCACATTGTTTCCCGAGCGGTTAGATGACTAATTGGGCGAGGACAATCCGGTCCGGGCGATCGATGTGTTTGTCGATGAGCTTGATCTCGCCGCGCTGGGCTTTGGCGCTTGCGCAAGTCGGCGGCGGACTACTTGTTGAAAGCCATCGTCGACCTTGCCGGCATAGGCTAGGTTGTTCCCCTTGCGCCTTCGGACATCACACTCAACCCGGTGACGGCCTTTTCGCGAAGATGCTTCTTAGCGAAGGCCCGCAGAGGTCTACACGCGCGGAACTGCCAGTGTCGCCCGAGATATCTCCAAAGGAGATATGCCAGACGGTGTTCGGATAGCTGCCGGTGCACACCAAATGGGTCGTATCGTATGCGTAGTTGGCGCAGCGTTTGAGAGACTGCTTAGCCAGCGCGGCTTGATGATCAGGGCAGCTCAGGCCAGTTCTTTTGTCTTCGGCCCTGCCGGCATCGTCCTCGAAAAAGCAATCCCGCAACTGCGCTCTTGGCGCTCCGATTGCTTCCAATTAAGCCCTTTGTTCAGTATTGGGCAGACGTTGCAATCTTACGATGAGAAGTGCGGTTCCCGCCAGACCGATCAAGCTTCCGTCCGAGCGCGTTATGGCCCGACGTTTGTCTCGGCGTGACGTGACGAGCCTCTACACGCTCGTCGGAAGTCCACTGAAGAAAACTCTGAACAGCCGTTAATGGAACCGGAACGAAAGTCCTCAGCGCGGAATTGTTGTTGCGAGACCGTCGCCCGCCGTTACGAAACGGCGCATGTCGCGGATAGCCAAAGGTCTTTGGACCCGCTGTTCAAGAGCAAGCGCTCGCGCACGATAGCCAAAGGCGGCGGTCTCCATTCAATCCTGCAAGGTTGCTAGAACTGACCTTGGTGTCGGAGAACTGTTGTGCGAAACCCTGTTGACATTAACACCCGGCATAGTCGCGCGATCGTTCGAGAGATTGGCGAGAGACTAAGGTCATCATTAAAGGAAGATCGAGAGTTGCCCGCGAATTTCAAAATGCAAATCGAACGATTGCGCCAATCCGAACAAGAGGCGTTAGTGGCATTCGATCCTGCTCAATCAGCGACACGGCAGCATCGCAAAAGCCCGGCTGCCGTTTGGGACGTTCGGGCGAACGCAATAGGGCTGACCAAGAACTAGCCGCCTCCGGGCGGCTTTTTCTTTGCCACTAAGCGCTCTGGCGGAGCAGCCACATCGCGAACTACCCTCAGCTGGTCGAGCGGGTGTAGGCGAAGTCTGCCTTACCCATAAGAACGGACTACCGTGGGACGTGCCCATGTCTGTTTGTGCCAACAGCAGATGTCGCGTATTCCTCCGGCGAAGGCCGCCTTGCCTGAAATGATGTGACGGTGAAGACATAGGCGTATGACTGAGCATACGCCTATTCCGAAGACCTCTCGGCTTGACGTTATCTCGACGGGAGCCCGGCGCCGTTGGACATTGGACGCGAAGCACCGGATCGTGGCGGAGAGCTATAGCGGGCCACGGCTTGTGTCGGTGACGGCGCGGCGAAACGGGCTGTCCGCGAGCCAATTGTTCACGTGGCGCCGGCTGGCTCGGGAAGGCCGGCTTGTCGAGGCGGATGAGACCACAGTGTTTGCACCGGCGATTATCCGAGGCGAATCCCTGGCGGGCAGTCAGACGTCGGTGCCGGAACATGTCGTCCCTGCGGAGAACGTGCCATCTCCGTCCTGTCTGACCACGGCATCAGGCCGGATCGAGATCGTGCTGATGCACGGGCCTCGCGTGATCGTCGACACTGGTGTCGATGCGGCGGCGCTTCGCCGGGTTCTCGATGTGTTGGAGCGCCCATGATCCCACTTCCGCAGGGGGTGCGGGTCTGGCTCGCGACCGGCCACACCGATATGAGGAAGGGGTTTGCGAGCCTGTCGTTGCTGGTGCAGGAGGTGCTGCGGCGCGATCCGCTGAGCGGTCATCTGTTCTGCTTCCGGGGACGTCGGGGCGATCTGTTGAAGGTGATCTGGCACGACGGCCAAGGCGCGTGCCTGTTCACGAAGCGGCTGGAGCGAGGCCGCTTTTTGTGGCCGAGCGTGGCGGACGGCGCGATAACGATCTCTCCGGCGCAGCTCGGCTATCTGCTGTCGGGGATCGATTGGCGCCATCCGCAGGAAAGTTGGCGTCCGACGTCGGTGGGATGATGGATTTGGCTTGCAGGCGATGATGGATGTGATTCCATCGCCTTGTGAAACCCGCGTCTGAATCGCTTCCGTCCGATCTTGCTGCCGCCCACGCGATGATCCTCGCGGAGCGCGCCGCGCGAGTGGAAGCGGAAGCTGTTGCGGCGGGCGCCAAAGCCGAGGCGGCCACCGCTCAGGCGGACCTCTCCAGCCATGAAGCGCTGATCGCCCATCTGAAACTCCAGATCGAGAAGCTGCGGCGCGAACTCTACGGCAGCCGCTCGGAACGCACGGCGCGGCTTCTCGAACAGATGGAACTGCAACTGGAAGACCTGGAGGCCGCCGCAACCGAGGATGAACTGGCAGCGGAGAAAGCGGCGGCGCGAACGGAGACGGTCAAGTCGTTCGAGCGCAGGCGACCTTCGCGCAAACCCTTTCCCGAGCATTTGCCGCGTGAGCGCGTGGTGATTGCTGCGCCCGAGAATTGTCCCTGCTGCGGCTCGGCGAAGCTGTCGAAGCTCGGCGAGGACGTCACTGAGACGCTGGAGGTCGTTCCCAGGTCCTGGAAGGTGATCCAGACGGTGCGGGAGAGATTCTCCTGCCGGAGCTGCGAGACGATCGCGCAGCCACCGGCACCGTTCCATGTGACGCCGCGCGGCTTCGCTGGGCCGAACCTTCTGGCCATGATCCTGTTCGAGAAGTTCGGCCAGCACCAGCCGCTGAACCGGCAGAGCGAGCGATATGCCCGCGAGGGGATCGATCTGAGCGTATCGACACTGGCCGACCAGGTGGGCGCCTGCACGACGGTGCTGCAGCCACTCCACGCGCTGATCGAGGCCCATGTCCTGGCCGCGGAACGGTTGCACGGTGACGACACCACGATCCCGATCCTGGCGAAGGGCAAGACGGTCAAGGGGCACATCTGGACCTACGTCCGTGACGATCGTTCCTTCGGCAGTCGGGCACCGCCGGCGGCGCTGTATTACGCCTCGCGCGACCGACGGCACGAACATCCCGTCCGGCATCTTCGCGACTTCGCCGGCATTCTGCAGGCCGACGCTTATGACGGGTACAACGAGCTTTACGCGGCGTTCCGCTTGCCGGGGCCGATCACATCGGCGCTGTGTTGGGCGCACGCAAGGCGGCAGTTCTTCGAGTTGGCTGATATTGCCGCCAATGCCCGGCGTGGCAAGAAGGCAGCCGCGATCTCGCCTGTCGCGCTGGAGGCCGTCAGGCGCATCGATATGCTGTTTGATATCGAGCGCGGCATCAATGGCCTTGTCGCTGACGAGCGGCGGCGCGTCCGCAAGGAGCAGAGCGCCCCTCTTGTGACGGCCCTGGAAGCCTGGCTGCGGGAGGAGCGTGCCCGCCTGTCGCGCTCGGCCTCCGTTGTCGAGCCGATCGACTACATGCTCAAGCGTTGGGACCGGTTTGCGCGATTCATCGACGACGGCCGGATCTGCCTCACCAACAACGCGGCCGAACGCGCGCTGCGCGGCTTTGCTCTGGGACGCAAATCCTGGCTGTTCGCCGGCTCCGAACGCGGTGCCGATCGTGCCGCTGCCATGGCCACGCTAATCATGACGGCGAAGCTCAACGATATCGATCCGCTGGCCTGGCTTGCCGACGTACTCGGCCGCATCGCCGGCATCCCGCAGGGGCGGCTCCATGAGCTGCTGCCCTGGGAATGGAAACGCACGGCGTCAAATCCCGCCGCCGCTCAGGCAGCCTAACTATCACGTCGGGTCAAAACGGCATCGACGGGCTGCGCGATCTTCTGGCGTGGAATTGGAGTGTCGCACCCGAACGAACTGGGATGGCGGCATGATGCGCATCATCGCAGGCTGGCCGGCTCGACTGCGGTCTCGGCGTCCGCAGTATCGGCGTGGATAGCCTCCCGGATCAGCCGCTCCGTCGTCTGCTCGAAATAGAGCCAGAGGTCCGTGTGCAGGTCAGAAAACTGCCGCCACACCACGGTGTCGAAAAAGCGGCGCGGTGCCCTGACCATGATCGTCGTCGAGCGCTGCCGCGGATATCGGAACGGCCGAATGCCATAACGCCGGCACAAGGCGATGAACAATCGGACCGACCATTGGTCCGGCAAGCTGAACTTCATCTCGACGGCGGGATCGCGGCGGCAGGCCTCCTCGAGCTTGGCCTTCAGCCGCTCTGCCGCGGCTTCGGCGGCATCACGTTCTCCCGCAGTGGTCGCGCCGAAATATAGCGCTTCCACCTTCTTTAGCCGCTCCCGAAGCTGCTCTTCGATCAGCATAACCTCGCTCCTTGATAGAAACGAGGCCATCGCACGAACCGGCCGTCAATCGCGGAAAATACGCCGTCCACACATCATTGCACGGCCGGCCTGGAGTTCGGACCAGAGTCTCCCGCGGCCTTGGGCGGATGCTTACGATGTCGCGCGTGCAGTGAGGCCAGGAGTAATGCGTAATACATGGGGCGCCATCTAGGGTGTCGCGCTGCGCCGTGTCGTGGTTGATCTAAATCTGCGCTTCTCTTTGGGAGTGCGATGCGCAGCTGTCTCCGCGTCGCATCAGGAGCAACAAACTCTCAACTTACAATACCGAGTGAAATAGGCGTTTCTTGCTGCGGTGCGCCTAAGCATCAAACTATATGATAGTCGGGAAGCATTGGTATCTATTCACCTTTTACCGCCACGAGAATTGCTGCATGTGTAGGAACAGAGCCTCAAGAGTTTGCATTGTTCATTTGTTTTCCATTCGTTTGCGAGGCCGTCCATGCGTCTTATTTTTGGAATAGTCGCGATTGCGACAGTCCCGGCTTGGTTGTGCGTACATGTAGATTCTGCTGCAGCACAGACTTTCAATGATAGATGGTCTATCATTCCAAAAGCGCACGCAGAACCGGTTCCCGAGGTACTCGACCAGACCAGGCAAAATCCGCTAGAGCAACCTTCGACTGGAGGAGAGACCACTCGTCGTCCGGAAGATCGCTCAGCCCCTCGATCTTCAAACCGGGTTTTTTCCGGAAAAGCCTCTTACTATTCATATCCGACAGGAAAAACAGCGAGTGGTACGTCGTTCATTCGGGATTCACTGACCGCTGCCCACCGCAACCTGCCGTTCGGCACAAGAGTTCGTGTAACTGATCTTGCGAGCAGCAAGTCCGTAGTAGTTCGTATAACCGACCGGGGGCCATGGGTTCGCGGCCGCGTCCTTGACCTTTCGCTCGGCGCTGCGCGCAGTTTGGGAATTACGGACCGCGGCGTGGCCCAGGTTCGCGCTCAGGTACTTTAGCTTGTGGTCTGCTAGGGGAAGTCTCGTAGCAAGGAATGGAGAGACAAAGTATCAGGAGATGAGCCGCGGGTGCGTCATCCCTTCGATAGTAGTCTCCACCATGTCTCTTATGGGTCATGTGTGGACGACGCCCGCGTTGCAAGAAGAATCTGACGTTCGGCTTGCGGTCGGGTGCAAGTCATGTGTCCGGCCTGTTTGCGCGGCACCATGACCGCTGGCCCTGATGTAGTCCGCGGATCGGGTCCCAATCATTCGCACGGGCTTTGACGCCCATGACCCAGAAGCGGGTTGTCCCAATCGACGGCTCGACCGTTTCGCATCACGCCATCATCACCCTCGCAATTCGGTTGTCTTGCTCCGCCGTCGCCTCAGGCTCCCATTGCCAAGCCTCTTCAGGCGGCTGCAGCAAGCTCCGGCGCTCGATAGTATCCTCCCTTGGCCATGATCGCCCAAGCGATGCGCGCCATCTTGTTGGCAACCGCAACGGCGACGAGCTTGGCCGGCTTCTTGGCCAGCAGCCTCATGACCCAAGGATGCTTTTGCGGCTGCTGCCGGGCGTGTCGAACAACGGCTGTTGCACCGATGACGAGCAACCGTCGGAGATAGCGATCTCCTTGCTTGGAGATGCCGCCGAGCCGCTCCTTGCCCCCCGTCGAATGCTGCCGCGGCACAAGTCCGATCCATGCCGCAAAATCCCGACCGGATTTGAAGTCACTCGGGTCTGTGACAGTAGAAGCAATGGCCGTGGCCCCGATCACGCCTATCCCGGGCACGGTCTCGAGGCGGCAGCTCATGTCATTGGCACGATGATGGGCGTGAATGGCGCGATCCAGAGTCCCGATTTGCAATTCCAGAGCAGCGAGTTGATCGACGATGGCCTGCAGCGCCTGTTTCATCGCAGATGGAAGAGCTTCGCGGTTACTTTCGTCCGTGATGATCGCGGCGAGCTGCGCGAGACCATCGCGCCCCGTCTCCGCAACGAGGCCGAACTCGGCAAGGTGGGCTCGGAGCGCATTGATCAGCTGCGTGCGCTGACGGATTAAAAGATCCCGCGTTCGATGCAACATCAGCAAGGCTTGCTGATCGGCCGACTTGATCGGCACGAACCGCATTGATGGGCGTGTCACGGCCTCACAGATGGCGGCTGCGTCGGCAGCATCGTTTTTCGACCGTTTGACATAGCCCTTCACGTAACTCGGCGGCATCAGACGCACGGTGTGACCGAGCTTGGAGACTTCACGCGCCCAATAATGAGCGGTTCCGCAGGCTTCCATGCCGACCAGGCAAGGGGGAATCTTGCTAAAGAAGTCAATGACCTGCTTGCGCCGCAACTGACGAGTGATGACGATCTTGCCCGCACTATCCACGCCGTGCACTTGGAACACGTTCTTGGCGAGATCAACGCCGATGGTGCTAACCTGCATGTGGACGACCCCCTCCGGTGATTCGTTGTTGAACGATCACCCTTTGGCACATTCGATGCCGGGAGCGGGCGTCGTCCACCACATCATTCGCGTCGATTTTGACATATCCGCCACATGTCCGGTTATGGCAAATCTCGGACATGGTTCGCACCGAGGTTGTCCACGCAATGGGATGTGAGCTGTGATCACGGGATCAGCGGTTCTTCGATCCAATCATGGTGCCGGGTCGGAAGCCGCTGGTCACGCTCCGCGACGCCGCGCAGTACATCATCAAATTGCCGAAGGCCGAGCGCGAATTGCCCGCATACTGTGAGCGAGATATCCCGAAAGGGCGCTGAACGCGCTTACTTGTTGAACGGCGCGGGCAGAACCGCTGCGAGCGATATGGTGTCGAGCGCTCGACCTTCATCATCTGCGATAACGAAAGCCTCCGGAACCGTTTGCTTACCGCTCTTGATTGCTTCGACCAAAAGTTCACGGGCAGTTAGCATAGCCTCGCGCTTAGCCGCAGAAAGATCCGGTAAATCCATTCCTTCGTCATCGGATGTTAGTTCGTCGCCCGCACGGAGGTGAAAATAAAATCGTCCCATGGCGAGCCTCACATTGATCAGGCAAAAGACTAATCAATGTCGTCCGGTTCGTCTGTCTGGCCGCCGACAAGCCTGCCAAATTTGTGAGAACCACGGACATCGGCGGGCGCGGCGCTAAGGTCCCCGCCGCGCGGCGCGCGATGTCCGCATACATCAACGCGGGCCGTGGCTTGCCCCAGATCAATACGCGCCCGCCGATCTATGCTCTAGCGTTCATTCGAGCATCGACCGAGCGGCACGGAGGGGTGCTGTTGAGGTTTTTGCCAGAGGCCCGGATACCCTCATCCGGGCCTCGCGCGCATTTGCGCAGGAACGACAGCCAACAGCGCCGCGTTATCAGATCGGGCCGCCAACCCCGAGCGGCCTGGCACGGTTCCGTCCCAAAGCCCCCAGCCCCACTATCCGAGGCGGGACCGTGCACGCAGCGGGCCTTGCTCATTTGGCCTCGGAAGCCGAGGGTGGGGCCATGCTTTGATTTTGGCTTGCGCTATTTAGAAGCTGGGAAGCGGCGGTGACAAGCTGCGCGGGCGCAAACGGCTTTTGCAGCAGGATGCTGTTGGGGACGCCTTGCGACGCCCAATCGTCCGCAGCCGCGCCCGTCATGTAGACGACCGGAAAGGCAGGGTCTTTTTCCCTGATCTGTCTCGCCACCTCCCAACCGCTCAATCTGCCCTTCAAGCTAACGTCGGTGACGAGCGCCTTATAGTTCTTGCTCCCGCTCTTGAACAAGGTCAGGGCTTCTTCCGCTGAGGAGAGAATATCGGTTTCAAAACCGCCTTCGGTTAGCGCATCTTCGACAATGTCTTGCACCGGATACTCGTCCTCGATGACGAGGATTAGGGGCTTGGACACGTTTCGCTCGGGTGCTGGAGGGATCGCTTGACACGGGGTTACCAACGCCAGCCCCTTTGGTTCCATAGAAATGTTGAACAAAACGGGCACGCTGACGATTGCGTGCCCCGCGTTGCGAGCCAGTGCGCCCTAGATCAGTCCTATGACGATGAATGCAGCGATCTCGATCAGGACTGCGGTTCCTAGAGTGACAACGGCAAGAAAAGCATCAATTGGCCGTAGGAACATGGCTCGCCTCGCAGTTTTGCGAAGCCCCGAGACCCATGAACTAAATTCACCTAGGCAAAAAAGGTTGCGGTTCCGAACGCGGGAGGCGTCAGGCAGCGGCAAAATCGATCTCATTGCCAATTCCGGAACGGCTACGATGCAACGCGCGCGGGGGAAGCGCCCTTTTGGCAAACGGCGTCCACCCTCAAACGCCAAACGAGTGCCTGATCTGTCGCAGCATCGACATGGCCGCGTCGGTATACCGACCATGGGTGAGATACTGATCTAGCTGCGATGCACCAAGCAGCACCAAGGCTGCAATCACGAAGCCCCTGAGCAAAGTGGGCCTCCTATGAGAGACGCTGGTCGGGTTAAAGCATTTCGGAATTCGCTGTCGCTCGTCGCGCTCTATCTGCAATGGCGGTATGCTGACAAACAACCAGTAACAATCCCTTAAGGAGCGGCTCGCAGCGGCATTCGGGGATCATCTATCTCGCCCGCCGCAAGGGCAACGACCTGATCTATGCGGGTAAGGTCGATCACGGCTTCGACAAGGCATCCGCTGCCGATCTGCGCAAACGACTGACGCCGCTGATCCGCAAGACACAGCCCTACGCAAAGAGGATTGCACACAAGGGCATCTGGGATGGAGCCGGAGTTGTTGGCCGAAATCGAGTACCGGGCGAAGTCCGCAGAAGGCACGGTGCGGCATCCGTTCTTCAAGGGCCTAAGGGACGATCTATGAACTGGGGCCGGACAATTAGACGCACAGCCGCTACGATAGGCGGGGCATGCGCCGCAGCCGCGGTATTTTATTTGGCGGCCCGGCTCGTCGTTTTCGAGACGTAAGAACCTCTGGCATTGGCTGACGTCCGCTTTGAGCGCACACTACATAAGTGGCGCATCGCCTAGCGAGAAGGGGATGAACATATGGCCAAACTAGCAATCGTGGCAACCATCAAGACCACCCCGGGCAAGCGG
This genomic window contains:
- a CDS encoding nickel-binding protein — translated: MPIFLDRHDLSGLTASDIAEAHRKDLEVQDQYGVRFLTYWFDESRGTGFCLIDAPDIQTAMRVHDEAHGEVAKDVIEVDLSAVQAFLGRVSDPEPSGEANNVTIDSALRAIMFTDIVGSTSMTERLGDARSVEMVRAHDALVRRALKDKGGHVVKHTGDGIMASFADAAASVQCARAIQQAFEAFNLASKEKLQVRIGIDVGEPIADSNDLFGATVQLAARLCQLAEPDAILVSSAVQDRIRDRSHVTNIGPCHLKGFLQPVDVYGIEWR
- the tnpA gene encoding IS66-like element accessory protein TnpA, producing MDAKHRIVAESYSGPRLVSVTARRNGLSASQLFTWRRLAREGRLVEADETTVFAPAIIRGESLAGSQTSVPEHVVPAENVPSPSCLTTASGRIEIVLMHGPRVIVDTGVDAAALRRVLDVLERP
- the tnpB gene encoding IS66 family insertion sequence element accessory protein TnpB (TnpB, as the term is used for proteins encoded by IS66 family insertion elements, is considered an accessory protein, since TnpC, encoded by a neighboring gene, is a DDE family transposase.), which gives rise to MIPLPQGVRVWLATGHTDMRKGFASLSLLVQEVLRRDPLSGHLFCFRGRRGDLLKVIWHDGQGACLFTKRLERGRFLWPSVADGAITISPAQLGYLLSGIDWRHPQESWRPTSVG
- the tnpC gene encoding IS66 family transposase, which encodes MILAERAARVEAEAVAAGAKAEAATAQADLSSHEALIAHLKLQIEKLRRELYGSRSERTARLLEQMELQLEDLEAAATEDELAAEKAAARTETVKSFERRRPSRKPFPEHLPRERVVIAAPENCPCCGSAKLSKLGEDVTETLEVVPRSWKVIQTVRERFSCRSCETIAQPPAPFHVTPRGFAGPNLLAMILFEKFGQHQPLNRQSERYAREGIDLSVSTLADQVGACTTVLQPLHALIEAHVLAAERLHGDDTTIPILAKGKTVKGHIWTYVRDDRSFGSRAPPAALYYASRDRRHEHPVRHLRDFAGILQADAYDGYNELYAAFRLPGPITSALCWAHARRQFFELADIAANARRGKKAAAISPVALEAVRRIDMLFDIERGINGLVADERRRVRKEQSAPLVTALEAWLREERARLSRSASVVEPIDYMLKRWDRFARFIDDGRICLTNNAAERALRGFALGRKSWLFAGSERGADRAAAMATLIMTAKLNDIDPLAWLADVLGRIAGIPQGRLHELLPWEWKRTASNPAAAQAA
- a CDS encoding septal ring lytic transglycosylase RlpA family protein, whose protein sequence is MRLIFGIVAIATVPAWLCVHVDSAAAQTFNDRWSIIPKAHAEPVPEVLDQTRQNPLEQPSTGGETTRRPEDRSAPRSSNRVFSGKASYYSYPTGKTASGTSFIRDSLTAAHRNLPFGTRVRVTDLASSKSVVVRITDRGPWVRGRVLDLSLGAARSLGITDRGVAQVRAQVL
- a CDS encoding IS110 family transposase, whose translation is MQVSTIGVDLAKNVFQVHGVDSAGKIVITRQLRRKQVIDFFSKIPPCLVGMEACGTAHYWAREVSKLGHTVRLMPPSYVKGYVKRSKNDAADAAAICEAVTRPSMRFVPIKSADQQALLMLHRTRDLLIRQRTQLINALRAHLAEFGLVAETGRDGLAQLAAIITDESNREALPSAMKQALQAIVDQLAALELQIGTLDRAIHAHHRANDMSCRLETVPGIGVIGATAIASTVTDPSDFKSGRDFAAWIGLVPRQHSTGGKERLGGISKQGDRYLRRLLVIGATAVVRHARQQPQKHPWVMRLLAKKPAKLVAVAVANKMARIAWAIMAKGGYYRAPELAAAA
- a CDS encoding DUF6894 family protein; translated protein: MGRFYFHLRAGDELTSDDEGMDLPDLSAAKREAMLTARELLVEAIKSGKQTVPEAFVIADDEGRALDTISLAAVLPAPFNK
- a CDS encoding response regulator; this encodes MSKPLILVIEDEYPVQDIVEDALTEGGFETDILSSAEEALTLFKSGSKNYKALVTDVSLKGRLSGWEVARQIREKDPAFPVVYMTGAAADDWASQGVPNSILLQKPFAPAQLVTAASQLLNSASQNQSMAPPSASEAK